The Mesorhizobium sp. INR15 region GCTTAGCGAGGGCGGCGAGGAAGGGCGCGAGAATGACATCGTGCGCGAAACGTTCGAGCGCACTGGCGCCAGCGTGATGGGCAAGCGCCTGTTCGAGCTCGGCGAACAGGCGTGGCCGGAGGAAGCGCCATTCCACACGCCGGTCTTCGTCGTGACGCACGAGAAGCGTGCTCCCTGGAAGCGGGCGGGTGGGACCACATTCCACTTCGTGAATGACGGCATCGAGATCGCGCTCGGCCAAGCCCGCGAGGCCGCCGGCGATCGAGATGTTCGCATCGCGGGCGGCGGCGCAATGATCCTGGAATATGTGAATGCCGGCCTGATCGACGAGTTTTCGATCGCGCTCGCGCCCGTGCTGTTCGGCTCCGGAATCCGCCTGTTCGAGGGCGTGCACGCGGGCCGCGTGGCCCTGGATGTGGTCCGCTCGGAGCCGACGCAGCGTGTGACTCACCTGACCTACGCGGTCCGGAAGCGGTAGCAACGCCGCCCCGAGGGGCTGAGGGCATTCGGACCTGCGCGCCGAGCACCCGATAGGGCTTGATCGTCAACGCCGGGCTATTTGCTCGGCGTCAGGGGCAAGTTCGGTGTCAATTGATGTTCGCCGCGCCAGATCCGGTCGACCACGTCGAAGGCCAGCAAGACATTTGGATCGGATCGGCGCGCGAGCAGGCAGGCAAGACTCAGACTTGTCTCCAGCTTGACCTTTTCGGCGATAACCAGGCCGTTCGCCTGGCGTTCGTTGAGCGCGATGGATTCCCGGCAAAGGCTTAGTCCAAGCCCGGTACGAACCATCGCCAGCATCGAGGATTCCTGATCCACGAGTGCGACGACATTTTGCTTGAGGCCACCCAATTGCCTTGCGAGCAGCCGATTGTGGACCGACGCCGGCGGCGTGCCGATCCACGGAAGCTCGGCGAGCTCCTTCCAGTCCCGCCCTGCCACCATGCTGGCGAAGGCAGGCGGCGCCACGACGCGATAGGTCAGGCGCGACAATTGCCTGAAAAAGAATTGGGCGTCGGATCCGGAATCGAGGGAATTGGTGCTGGTGCCGAAATCATCGAGGTCGCCGAGAAAAAAGCCGACATCCAGTTCATTGCGCTTCAATCTGACGGCAACTTCGCCGCTCATGCCTTGTCGAA contains the following coding sequences:
- a CDS encoding LysR family transcriptional regulator, whose protein sequence is MADHLDLRVLRAFVAVAQEGNVTRAAELLHLTQPAISLQLKRLSLDLGVTLFQRTASGLEVTRDGALLAAKGQQVLALAAEFRQTARHLNAQLRGKLRIGTIIDPEFTRLGAFLQALAESGPGMDTELRQGMSGEVAVRLKRNELDVGFFLGDLDDFGTSTNSLDSGSDAQFFFRQLSRLTYRVVAPPAFASMVAGRDWKELAELPWIGTPPASVHNRLLARQLGGLKQNVVALVDQESSMLAMVRTGLGLSLCRESIALNERQANGLVIAEKVKLETSLSLACLLARRSDPNVLLAFDVVDRIWRGEHQLTPNLPLTPSK
- a CDS encoding dihydrofolate reductase family protein → MAGKVFFSVTMSLDGFIAPEGRMGEPGWTAQWMELQQWVFPQRFFRENLKLSEGGEEGRENDIVRETFERTGASVMGKRLFELGEQAWPEEAPFHTPVFVVTHEKRAPWKRAGGTTFHFVNDGIEIALGQAREAAGDRDVRIAGGGAMILEYVNAGLIDEFSIALAPVLFGSGIRLFEGVHAGRVALDVVRSEPTQRVTHLTYAVRKR